The following are from one region of the Rhinopithecus roxellana isolate Shanxi Qingling chromosome 22, ASM756505v1, whole genome shotgun sequence genome:
- the LOC115895681 gene encoding LOW QUALITY PROTEIN: BCL-6 corepressor-like (The sequence of the model RefSeq protein was modified relative to this genomic sequence to represent the inferred CDS: deleted 2 bases in 1 codon), which yields MPNVLGSVSCAGHPTSVLPACYQSPTPDGTDGTRTNRSSVDTTLSVIQEVGQPPTMPVKQSSNTSSKDAKASNPKLSFKANENGLQPSPIFLSPHKAFRLPSISYPRSYFPYPVSKATAIRPFSLCDKGPSPYDKAADPILLLNNSLFPGHLAPKSTLPYVVPMGHLEFLIYQDALGFGMVQPMLIPHRPMEITKEEKPERRSRSQERACHKDPTLQNQLSEMLETSSTAFHPEVPTDILKLNASWNQVKIVIRSDKVVYVDHLQEKPDVKTDANISKPSFTAKNVGQNAETAKLPVVKPSLQQHDDFIMLREELGHIGDLPEAYTLKQTPANKENLGMPVSTPFLELALVSDGHAVTFSKIQENPKPYCLGSAPMSMDIISTYTKDGANEAKSNDGKLLKPKSSKLVKRIATSAGYMGDRFKGVTTELYADSSQLRWEQWALQVSLSTQIFTTLLLAMMRFSELEVNEKKGGHSETKDSKAYKFSTADSERWKGNWDNKSKCLLEGDIASQNNRERYYLELGAEKVDAYGGEGISYNKFYKHLISSSWCDQCPHCGPPMLNRKWKLLGSSEKLFPPHVCNQQTEFFEIVSEVVHVLSNFVFGFSQTPLRHTLGLPRFSTFLWQLLPSADFAGSCHVLDHGPYGRDDYFCPIRL from the exons ATGCCTAATGTTTTGGGGTCAGTGTCCTGTGCAGGCCACCCCACCTCTGTATTACCTGCATGTTACCAATCTCCAACCCCAGATGGGACAGATGGCACTAGGACCAACAGGAGCTCTGTGGATACCACACTATCCGTCATTCAGGAAGTGGGCCAGCCTCCAACCATGCCTGTCAAACAAAGCAGCAACACCAGCAGCAAGGATGCCAAAGCTAGCAACCCAAAACTGAGTTTCAAAGCAAATGAGAATGGCCTTCAACCAAGCCCCATATTTCTGTCTCCACATAAGGCTTTCAGGCTCCCATCAATTTCCTATCCCAGAAGTTATTTTCCTTACCCAGTATCTAAAGCCACTGCTATAAGACCCTTCTCCTTATGTGACAAAGGACCTTCTCCTTAC GACAAAGCAGCAGATCCGATTTTGTTGCTCAACAACAGTCTCTTTCCTGGGCACCTTGCCCCAAAGTCTACACTGCCTTATGTGGTGCCCATGGGCCATCTAGAGTTTCTGATCTACCAAGATGCCCTCGGATTTGGCATGGTACAACCCATGTTGATACCACACAGGCCTATGGAGATCACTAAAGAGGAGAAACCAGAGAGGAGGTCACGTTCCCAAGAAAGAGCCTGCCACAAAGACCCAACTCTCCAGAATCAGCTTTCTGAGATGTTGGAAACTAGCAGTACAGCATTTCATCCAGAAGTCCCCACTGACATTCTAAAACTGAATGCCAGCTGGAATCAGGTGAAGATTGTTATCAGAAGTGATAAGGTTGTTTATGTAGACCATCTTCAAGAAAAACCGGATGTTAAAACTGATGCAAACATATCTAAACC CAGCTTTACAGCAAAAAATGTTGGTCAGAATGCTGAGACTGCCAAGCTGCCAGTTGTCAAGCCATCCCTGCAGCAGCATGATGATTTTATCATGCTAAGAGAGGAGTTGGGGCACATTGGTGACTTGCCTGAGGCTTATACTCTCAAACAGACTCCAGCCAACAAAGAGAACCTAGGGATGCCAGTTTCAACACCATTCCTGGAGCTAGCTCTAGTGAGTGATGGTCATGCTGTAACTTTTAGTAAAATCCAAGAGAATCCCAAACCATATTGCCTTGGCAGTGCCCCAATGAGTATGGACATAATCTCTACTTACACCAAAGATGGAGCCAATGAGGCCAAATCAAATGATGGCAAACTTCTGAAACCAAAGTCATCTAAGCTGGTAAAGAGAATCGCTACCTCAGCAGGTTACATGGGTGACAGATTCAAGGGTGTCACTACTGAACTGTATGCAGATTCTAGTCAGCTCAGGTGGGAGCAATGGGCATTGCAGGTGAGCCTCTCCACCCAAATTTTCACAACTTTACTG cttgCAATGATGCGCTTCTCAGAGTTGGAGGTGAATGAGAAAAAAGGTGGCCATTCAGAAACCAAAGACTCCAAGGCATACAAATTCAGCACAGCTGACTCAGAGAGGTGGAAAGGAAATTGGGACAATAAGTCAAAATGTCTTCTGGAGGGGGATATTGCCAGCCAGAATAACCGTGAGAGAT ACTACCTTGAATTAGGAGCAGAGAAAGTTGATGCCTACGGTGGAGAGGGCATAAGTTATAACAAG TTCTACAAACATTTGATTAGTTCCAGCTGGTGTGACCAGTGTCCTCATTGTGGTCCTCCTATGTTGAACAGGAAATGGAAGCTCCTTGGTTCCAGTGAAAAGCTTTTCCCTCCACATGTGTGCAACCAGCAGACTGAGTTTTTTGAAATTGTCTCTGAAGTTGTGCATGTGCTGTCAAATTTTGTCTTTGGCTTTTCCCAGACCCCTCTTCGCCACACCTTGGGTCTGCCCAGGTTCTCAACCTTCCTCTGGCAGCTGCTTCCCTCTGCTGATTTTGCAGGCAGCTGCCATGTCCTGGACCATGGGCCCTACGGGAGAGATGATTACTTCTGCCCAATAAGGCTCTAG